Genomic window (Candidatus Nitrosocosmicus franklandus):
TCACCCTTATATTTTAGAAAAAAGAATTTGAATCAATTCTTTTATTAGCTTCTGATCGCTCTTAAATTTATAACTCTTTGCCTTTTCTTTTGCTTCATTTATTATAGAATCTGCTTCATTTTGCGCCTCTTTTCGAGCGTTATCGATACTATCTTCAACTAATTTCTTTCCTTTTTCATTTGAAGTAGCAATAGCGTTCTTTAAATCCTGGTCTAAAATGGCTATCTCATTTTCAACCTTTAACTTAGTTTCCTCTATCTCTTTTTGAGCCTTATCTTCTACTTCTTTTATCTGTTTAAGAGTCTTTATATACTCATCTTGTCCTTGTATTTCTGACATTTTCATTAGACTCCAAAAATGTATTTCATAGCAATGATACTAAAAACAAGAATGACAATGATATTTACCATCTTTAACATCTTTTTAATTGCGAGAAATTTTTTCTGACTGGAATTAAACGTAGACTTTTCGTTGACATCATTGGGATCAGTTTTTCCAACCATTTACCTAAATCCCCACCTCTTTCAATGTTTCTTGTTCCCTTTCTCCCATCTTTCTTTTAACAGTCTTTAGCATAATAAATGTGTCACGCTCCATTTCATCAAGCCTGAATGTAATAAATTTGACTGCCGCCATCAATCTCGGAACAAATACATTTTCTATTGCGTTTGATTTGCGTTTCGTTCTTTCGATTTCATATAACAGTTTTCGTAGTGCGGTTTCCTTTTCTGCAATGTCTAACACAATTTTGTGTATTCTATTGAAAGTTGCAATCGCCTCAGTAATAGATGTTGGTAGTTCGAGAAGATATTCGTCATAAATTTCTGTCTGTCCACCTTTTAACTTTGGAATGTGTACGCCCATAATACTCTTAGATGACACATGCAAATTACTCATCATTGGTAATTTCATGGATTCATTTTCCAAACGCATTGCTCCTGCTAACATCTCCGCTAGTTTAATGGACTCGTACCCTTTTTTCAATTCATTCTGTAAACTTTCTCTCAATGCAGCGGCAGTTCTACTTGTATTAAAAAATTCGAGAATAAGAGCCTGACGTTTTAGTTTTAGAAGCTTTAACCCCTTCTTGGCTATGAGGATCCTTTTCTTTGTTCTAATATATTCTAACCTAGTAGGCCTAATGTTTGAAATCGCTGACATTGTGCTTCTATACCCTGTTATTGCTCTACCTTGAGACTACTCTTCTTGTACTTTGATATGAACTCAGGCTTAATACGCTTCATTTCAGATTCAGGCAGCTCACTTATTAGCTCCCATCCAATATCTAACGTTTGCTCGATGGATCTATTTTCATCAACGCCTTGATTGACAAACTTTCTTTCAAAGTCGTTAGCGATTTTTAAGAACTTTCGGTCATTCTCACTCAATGCTTCTTCTCCTACGATTGCAGCAAGTGCTCTAGCATCTTTTCCTTGAGCATATGTTGCGTATAACTGATCTGCTAAATTTCTATGATCCTCTCGGGTTCTGCCACTTCCGATTCCCTGATTCATCAACCTGGAAAGAGAGGTCAAGACGTCTACAGGTGGTTGTATATTCAATCTGTGTAGCTCTCTACTCATAACTATCTGACCCTCTGTAATGTATCCCGTCAGATCTGGAATAGGATGGGTAATATCATCAGCAGGCATAGCAAGGATAGGAATCTGAGTAACCGAGCCATTCCTACCTTTAATTTTTCCTGCCCTCTCATAAATGGAAGCGAGGTCAGTATACATGTAACCAGGGTATCCTCGTCTGCCAGGAACTTCTTCACGCGCTGCAGATATTTCTCTCAAAGCTTCGCAATAGTTGGTCATATCTGTTAAGATAACCAATACATGCATTTCCCTCTCGTATGCCAAATATTCTGCGGTAGTCAATGCCAATCTGGGAGTCAAAATTCTCTCCATGGATGGATCAGAAGATAAATTCAAAAAGAGAACACTTCGTCCTAAGGCTCCACTTTCTTCAAATTGTTTTACAAAAAAGTTAGCTTCTTCGCTAGTAATTCCTATTGCAGCAAAAACTACAGAAAAGTTTTCAGAAGAACCTAAAACTTTAGCCTGGCGGGCAATTTGGGAGGCCAAGAGATTGTGGGGTAATCCAGCACCAGAGAAAATGGGAAGTTTTTGTCCTCTAACCAATGTATTCATACCGTCAATATTTGACATTCCTGTCTGAATAAATTCTGAGGGTTCCTCTCTAGAATATGGATTAATACCAGATCCAACTAAATCAAACTTTTTGCTTGATATGATCTTTGGTCCGCTATCTCTTGGATTTCCGAGTCCATCAAAGGTTCTCCCTAACATCTCATCTGATACAGAGATCATTGCAGTTTCTCCTGTAAAGCGTGTCGAAGTATTAGATGATCCTAACCCATATGTTTGACCGAAAACTTGAACAACAGCTAGACCTGCTCGGGTATCTAATACCTGACCTTGACGTCGCTCACCGTCTTGCATCTTAATTTCAACCATCTCACCGTAAGCTGCATCTTGAACTCCTTCAACAAAGATTAGTGGACCTGCAATTTTGCTTAGATTCTTGTATGCAATGTTTGACATTTAATGAGCGACCTCCGCAAGTAATTTTTCAAATTGTGTTTTCATATTAGATCTGATTTCTTCAACCTTTGATTCCACTTCTTCCTCTCGAGTCCACTTGATCATTGACAGATCCTTCCTAACACTCAATGAGCTAATCTTTTGAGAAGTTGCGCCTTTCTTAATCGCCTCTGACTCTAATTTTCCAAACTCTAGAATAGTAGACAACATAAGTAATTGTTTCCGGATTGAAGTATAAGTGTCAACTTCGTCGTACGCACTCTGCTGTAAATAATCTTCTCTTATAGAACGGGCAGTATCTAATATTCCTTTTTCAGGTTCCGGTAAAGCATCATATCCAATAAGCTGAACAATCTCTTGTAATTCTGATTCCCTTTGTAGAATTTCAAGAGCTTCACGACGTAATGCAGTCCAGTTAGCGGAAATGTTTGACTTATACCATTCATCCATATCATCTGCATAAAGAGAATAACTAGTCAACCAATTGATTGATGGAAAATGCCTCCTGGATGCCAAACTAGCGTCCAATCCCCAAAAGACTCTAGTCACTCTTAGAGTATTTTGAGAAACGGGTTCTGAAAAATCTCCTCCAGGTGGTGAAACTGCGCCAACCAAGGTTAAGGAACCTATACGGTCCTCAGGAGAAATTACAACGGCCTTGCCTCCCCTTTCATAAAACTCGGCCAAACGTCGACCCAAGTATGCTGGATATCCTTCCTCACCAGGCATTTCTTCCAATCTGCCAGATATTTCCCTTAATGCCTCGGCCCAACGCGATGTACTATCTGCCATTAATGCCACGTCATAACCCATATCTCTATAGTACTCCCCCATAGTAATGCCTGTATAAATGCTGGCTTCTCTCGCTGCTACTGGCATATTGGATGTATTTGCGACCAATACGGTTCTCTCCATCAATGGTCTCTTAGACTTTGGATCCTCTAACTCAGGAAAGGTTGTTAATATTTCAGTCATTTCATTCCCTCTTTCTCCGCAACCGATATACACAATTACATTGCTATCAGCCCATTTTGCTAACTGTTGTTGTGTAACGGTCTTACCACTACCGAACGGTCCAGGGATGGCTGCAGTACCTCCTTTTGCAACAGGAAAGAAGGTATCTAATACCCTCTGGCCAGTCAGGAGTGGAGATTCTGGTGGCAATTTCTTGCTAACCGGTCTTGGAGTTCTAACCATCCACCAGCTAGATAATCCTATTTGAGCTTTGCCACTATTGGTCTTAACCTCGGCAACATTTTCATTAACTGTAAATTTTCCATCAGATATAGAAGTCAAAACTCCATTTACATTAAATGGGACCATTATTTTATGACTAATTAAGGGTGTCTCCTGGACGGATCCGATAATTTCTCCTGGCCTTACTTCCTCATTCTTTTTTTTTAAAGGTACAAATTCCCATTTTGTATTCTGATCTAAGGCAGGAATTACAACACCTCTTCCAATAAAATCACCACTTTTTTCCCTGAGAACATCTAATGGGCGCTGAATTCCATCGTATATTGATTTTAGTAATCCGGGACCTAGTTGAATAGAAAGGGGTCTTTTCGTATTGGTGACCTTCTCACCGGGTTTAATCCCTGTTGTATCTTCATAAACTTGGATAGTCGCCTTATTGCCTTCCAACCTAATTACCTCTCCCAATAAACCCATTTCTCCTATACGAACTACATCATACATTTGGGCATCTTCAACACCAGTTGCTACAACAACTGAGCCAGAAATACGCGAAACAATTGAGTCCGACATGCTACTAATCTTACCCTTTCCTATCCCGTTTTAATACTTATCCCAAGGACTCGCTTAGCCAATGCTGCAAGGGATTCTTCCTGCATGTTTCCAGTTAATGAAGGCATGAAAATAACTAACGGATTGATAGAAGATTCAACCTTTGATTTTGTAACTGATGACAAGGATTCTAAAACAAATTGGCTAGCTATTATCAGGTTATAATTATGTGATAATAGCAAATCTTCCATCTTCCTTGAAGCTTCAGATTTATCAGTCACCAAAAAAGTATCTTCAATCCCCAAAAGTCTATATCCCAATACTAATTCTCTATCTCCAATTACAGCAATTTTACCTTTTGATTCATAATGTTTTTCTTCACCCATACAAACCCCTTAACCTTCAAGGATCAACATAGAATTAATCCTTTCTTCAGAAAACCCGTAGCGTTTACCATATGCAATTCTTTTAACATTATCCCACTCAGTTTCAGCCTTTAATATAAAGTAAAAAATACTACCTATTGACAATGCAATACTTTTTAGTTTTCTTACATATCTTAATTGAATAAGCTTATCAATCGCGACTTCAAAGTCAATCAAGCTGTTGGATTTCTTAAAATGCTCGAGCAAATCCCCTAACTTCAGAATTTCATCTATCCTAGTGGATAACTCTGAAATGTTACTATTTCCATATACTTCCAACATTTCATCCATAGAAATGTTCCCCCCAGGGATCAAGTGTTTCTTTACTAGTTCTCGGTCAAGGTTGGATTCCTTTGCTTTCATTAATGTTAGTAGGTTTTTTTTATCCATTTGCATTCGAACCAAATCTCTTATATTTCCCTCGTCACCTTCATAAAATTTCAGCATTTCAAGCAAGTTGGTATAATAAAATTCCATAAGATCTGCAATCATTGGGCTTAAATTACCCGTTTTTTGGTAGGTATCCAGATGTTGAATCAGTATAACTCCGTATTTGTACTTTACCAACTGATTTACAACACCTTCAAAAGTAGGTTGTGCCAATATTATTTTCATTTCATCATGTGAAATATTTCCAGCGGTTATTCCTGCAGGAAAATTTCGGCTAGAAACCAAAAATGGCTCTGTTTCCGTAATGGTACGGCCAATGGCTTTTGAAGATAAGATAAGTTCAATATTGTATATATCCCATTTTGACAAGTATGCTTGAATAGCCGATTTCCTGCTAAAGGGAGTGACCTGCAGAGCTATACGATTTGTCTCCACAATGTGACGATTCATTGCAACCTCTAATAATTCAGGGCCAGAATACATTGATGCCGCTCTCTCAATCTCTGGGCCATACCAGGTTGACTCCAATTTGCGAATCATAGCATCCAAGTCTTCTGATTTTACTAAACTATTCAGAAAATCTTTATTTAAAAAACTCATGGACAGGGCTTGTATTCGTCCATAAGATGCGGAATATTGGGAGGTCAAGTTACTTCATTACTTTTTCCATAAGTAAGCTCTTTATCTCGTCCTCGTGGTTCTGAATCAGTTCCTCAAATGTCATATCTATCTCTCGAAGTTCAGTCTTGTCAGAAGCTATTATACCCCCCATGGTATCTATATTACCACCGACGGTTACACCTAGTTTATTGAGTATCTCGACATCATCCTTTCGACATCTAACTACTAATTCACTCCCCAGTCGGTTTTTCGCGGAATCAACCATTTTTTCAAGAATTTTTTTATATTCTGCCTTTTTTACGAAGGTACTTAACTCATTTTTCAAAGCTTCAAATGTAAATTCCATGTTTTCGTTAATGGAATCAAAAATTATTTTTTTTGCTGCAAGTCTTGCAGATTCCCTTATGCGAGCAGATTCCCTCTGAGCTTTAGCAGTAGCCTCCCTTTGATACTTTGATTCAATTATCTTTACGGATTCTTCAATCGTCCTCTGGATCTGGGTTTTTTTTTCGACAAGCCTTTCATTCAGAGAGGCAATCTCTCTCTTCTTCCTATCTTCTATTTCTTGAACAAAAGGGTTCAGTACCTCGGTCATAGGAGTTTACTCCTACAAAATGCCTAATAGCAGAATTATACCGAGTACGAATCCAATAATCCACAGAGTTTCAGGAATTACAAAGAAGAATAGAACTTGGCCGAATTTTTCAGGTTTTTCGGCAATAATTCCCATACCTGCAGCACCAATACCTTGTTGTGCAATACCTGTTCCAATCAATCCTGCTGCAATGGCAATAGCTGCAGCGATTGCTAACAAGGATTTATTCAAACCTGCATCTGAAGCAGCAGCGTGCTCTTGTGCAAATACTTGCGGCGTTATGAAAGTGAAAACCAAGACAGTTGCTCCCAACACTATGGGTATCAAGAACAATTTAGAATAGCGAGATGATCTACTCATTTGAACTAAATGCGTTCGGTGGCATATTAATAGGTTTTTTTAAAACTCAATCATTTCCTTTAATATACAGACTTGATAGTCTGTATATCCAAGCGACTCTAAGATAGACACCATCAATCTACCGAGCATGCTTAATGTGGCTAATGGTCAAATACTTAATCACATGAAATGTGGTATTGTTGAGTGTTAGTACGATCAATAGAAATAATATTTCTTGTTTGGATATCGATCTAATTCAGATCTAATCAGGCCTATCAGGATGTTAATTTTTGCCAAGGTATCAACTAATAGGCTTGTCAATTAATTCATAATGCACCAGATCACCAGATGTACACAAAAAGGATAGAAGCATTTTTATTTAAAAATCTGTTATCTGAAATAGCCTCCACTTGTTTCGTAATATTTCATGGGTATCAGCAATTTCGATATTTAGAAGAGGCGACAGCGATATAATAAGGATTTATGATATCTTTTCAAATTTGATGAAAGTTACTACCGGAGCAAAGTTCTTGAATCTTGGTTTTTGGAACAAAGAACATGACACACCGTATCAGGCTCAGAAGAGGTTGACAGAATTACTTGGGGAATTTGGGTTATTTTCTTTTGCACATACAATTTTAGACGTAGGAAGTGGATACTCTCTCCCTGCTTATACGTGGCTATCGAAGTATCCGAATATTCAGGTTTATTGTATAAATTCAAGTTTTCACCAGCTTAAAGAAGCTAATTATGCCTGCCGCGAGGTAAAGAATAAATCTTATTACGGAATTGAACTCGTCTCAATCTCAAACCTGAACCAAAGGATTCATCATTTGAACGCCATTTCTAATTTATTGCCGTTAAGGAGTAATCATTTTGACAGAATTGTAGCTTTTGAATCAGCTCATCATTTTAGACCTCTCGAAATTTTTGTTAGCGATTGCAGTCGACTTCTCAAGCAGAATGGATTGTTGATACTAGCAATACCAGTAATTACAAGTGAAAGATCAAGAATCTGTCGATTTCTGGATCTTGGTATTCTCAATCTTACTTGGGCTTCTGAACATTATACAATTAGAAAAGTAAGATTTGCAATTGAGAACAACGGCTTCAAGATTATTGAAACCAAGTTTATAGGTCCAAAGGTCTATCAATCTTTGGCCAATTACTATTTCAACAATTTAGCAGAATTGAGAACGAAAATTGTGCAAGAATACCCTTCAGTTGTTGAATGGATTCTGAGAAAGTCGATCTTACGTATGAAGAAGGCTTCAGCGAGCGGCAAGATTGAGTATTTGTTGATAAAATCTACAAAAAAATAGACAAGAAGTGTTCATATTTAATTATCACTACTAGATTTGCTATTATATTCCTGTAACTACAACCCATTAACAATTTATATACTACTGGAATAGTTTGGAGGCAGTTTCAGATGCAGTGAGAACATCTAAAGATTAGTCAAGTATCTTGATGTTTCATAAGTATATTTGAATACCCAGGGATAGCCTGTGGTATAACAAACAAAATAAGGTATCGGCGGTGTTTCTTTTTTATCTGAAGATAATATTAGTCCTGGAATTTTGAAACCATAAAAGGTATAAGGTTAAGTTGTTTTTTGGAATTGTTATAGGACTATCCCTACAATAAATATTCAAACAAGGATATGATCAAAACATCTATAATCATTGTGGTATAGATTTCACAGTTAATAAAAAAGAAGTATTACACTAGGTGGTCGCATCACAATGCTTCATTATTTAAATAGCATTTGTATTTAGATCACTCGATGTCCATATCGAACGAGGCGACGACTAATACCAAGAGGGAAAATATCACAGCTTCAACCCCAAAACCAACCAATCAAACATTTGGAGAGGGAGCTCAAGAATCTATACTGGATATAAAAAAATCAAAATTCAATGAGTTAGTGAATTGGCTTAGAAGATGGGGTTTCCAAGTATCTGATAAGACAAAAGAAAATAAGATTGCAGGAATAGAGTATCAAGCTGAGATAAGACCCCAGGTTCCGTACTCATCAGGACTGTGTACACCGTTTTATCTTGAATTTCAAGATGACTTGGAAGATGGTTTAATCATAAGGACAATTTTTGAGCTTGATAAGAATATTGAAATCTTTTTAAAGAGCCAGAACCGTGCCAAGGATCTGGAATTAACTTACATCGAAATTGAACGCCTAGTGTTACCTCTCAGAGTTTCAATAATAAGAGACCATCCTTTCATTAAATTATACAAGATCATTTTTTTCTCTAACTTAGATAAGCAATTTTTCTACGAGTGTATCACTGATTTAATGAATTCAATGTCAATCATTATCGGAAAATGGGATGAAAAATATTATCAGACTAGACCTGCCGAAAAAAAAATGACGATAGAAAGAAAAATTAATGATCCTGAATTAGAGAAAATCTTTAGAAAGTAAGAAGGCCTTTGTCTTTGACTTTAACCCGTACTTTTTTTGTTTTTCGAATCAGCTTTTGTTAAATAACAAGGTTAATAAATATAGAATTCGTTACAACGCATCTGTCTAAAATGGTCAGTTTGGATCATTACCAAGTACTCGGCGTTCCCAATGACGCATCGACCCGAGAGATTACCTCCGCATATAGAAAGCTTGCACTAAAATACCATCCAGACAGAAACAAGAGCCCTCATGCTAATGAGATGATGTTAAGGATAAATACTGCTTACGGGATCTTGTCTGATCCACTTAAGAGAGAACAGTATGACTACTCTATTCGAGTTTTAAAAGTAGTCGGTAGAGAAGATTCTCCGAAAAGTACAAGAGAAAAGAAGGGCCTCATGCGGTTACTTTCATTCGTGGTAAAGACAGGGATTATTGTAGTATTATTTTTATATAAAGCATCAAAGGCGATTGTAAGATTAATAATAGATAGAATTGATAACCTAAAATAGCCACGATATAAGGATTTTGTACTACTCAAATAGGATATTGTTAGCTATAAAAAGAAATACATGAAGGAAAACGAAATACTGTATTAGATAAAGCAAGATTGACCTAGTAATATATTACTAAATTCCTG
Coding sequences:
- a CDS encoding V-type ATP synthase subunit D, whose amino-acid sequence is MSAISNIRPTRLEYIRTKKRILIAKKGLKLLKLKRQALILEFFNTSRTAAALRESLQNELKKGYESIKLAEMLAGAMRLENESMKLPMMSNLHVSSKSIMGVHIPKLKGGQTEIYDEYLLELPTSITEAIATFNRIHKIVLDIAEKETALRKLLYEIERTKRKSNAIENVFVPRLMAAVKFITFRLDEMERDTFIMLKTVKRKMGEREQETLKEVGI
- a CDS encoding V-type ATP synthase subunit B translates to MSNIAYKNLSKIAGPLIFVEGVQDAAYGEMVEIKMQDGERRQGQVLDTRAGLAVVQVFGQTYGLGSSNTSTRFTGETAMISVSDEMLGRTFDGLGNPRDSGPKIISSKKFDLVGSGINPYSREEPSEFIQTGMSNIDGMNTLVRGQKLPIFSGAGLPHNLLASQIARQAKVLGSSENFSVVFAAIGITSEEANFFVKQFEESGALGRSVLFLNLSSDPSMERILTPRLALTTAEYLAYEREMHVLVILTDMTNYCEALREISAAREEVPGRRGYPGYMYTDLASIYERAGKIKGRNGSVTQIPILAMPADDITHPIPDLTGYITEGQIVMSRELHRLNIQPPVDVLTSLSRLMNQGIGSGRTREDHRNLADQLYATYAQGKDARALAAIVGEEALSENDRKFLKIANDFERKFVNQGVDENRSIEQTLDIGWELISELPESEMKRIKPEFISKYKKSSLKVEQ
- a CDS encoding V-type ATP synthase subunit A, with the protein product MSDSIVSRISGSVVVATGVEDAQMYDVVRIGEMGLLGEVIRLEGNKATIQVYEDTTGIKPGEKVTNTKRPLSIQLGPGLLKSIYDGIQRPLDVLREKSGDFIGRGVVIPALDQNTKWEFVPLKKKNEEVRPGEIIGSVQETPLISHKIMVPFNVNGVLTSISDGKFTVNENVAEVKTNSGKAQIGLSSWWMVRTPRPVSKKLPPESPLLTGQRVLDTFFPVAKGGTAAIPGPFGSGKTVTQQQLAKWADSNVIVYIGCGERGNEMTEILTTFPELEDPKSKRPLMERTVLVANTSNMPVAAREASIYTGITMGEYYRDMGYDVALMADSTSRWAEALREISGRLEEMPGEEGYPAYLGRRLAEFYERGGKAVVISPEDRIGSLTLVGAVSPPGGDFSEPVSQNTLRVTRVFWGLDASLASRRHFPSINWLTSYSLYADDMDEWYKSNISANWTALRREALEILQRESELQEIVQLIGYDALPEPEKGILDTARSIREDYLQQSAYDEVDTYTSIRKQLLMLSTILEFGKLESEAIKKGATSQKISSLSVRKDLSMIKWTREEEVESKVEEIRSNMKTQFEKLLAEVAH
- a CDS encoding V-type ATP synthase subunit F encodes the protein MGEEKHYESKGKIAVIGDRELVLGYRLLGIEDTFLVTDKSEASRKMEDLLLSHNYNLIIASQFVLESLSSVTKSKVESSINPLVIFMPSLTGNMQEESLAALAKRVLGISIKTG
- a CDS encoding V-type ATPase subunit yields the protein MTSQYSASYGRIQALSMSFLNKDFLNSLVKSEDLDAMIRKLESTWYGPEIERAASMYSGPELLEVAMNRHIVETNRIALQVTPFSRKSAIQAYLSKWDIYNIELILSSKAIGRTITETEPFLVSSRNFPAGITAGNISHDEMKIILAQPTFEGVVNQLVKYKYGVILIQHLDTYQKTGNLSPMIADLMEFYYTNLLEMLKFYEGDEGNIRDLVRMQMDKKNLLTLMKAKESNLDRELVKKHLIPGGNISMDEMLEVYGNSNISELSTRIDEILKLGDLLEHFKKSNSLIDFEVAIDKLIQLRYVRKLKSIALSIGSIFYFILKAETEWDNVKRIAYGKRYGFSEERINSMLILEG
- a CDS encoding V-type ATP synthase subunit E, which translates into the protein MTEVLNPFVQEIEDRKKREIASLNERLVEKKTQIQRTIEESVKIIESKYQREATAKAQRESARIRESARLAAKKIIFDSINENMEFTFEALKNELSTFVKKAEYKKILEKMVDSAKNRLGSELVVRCRKDDVEILNKLGVTVGGNIDTMGGIIASDKTELREIDMTFEELIQNHEDEIKSLLMEKVMK
- a CDS encoding SAM-dependent methyltransferase, coding for MFRNISWVSAISIFRRGDSDIIRIYDIFSNLMKVTTGAKFLNLGFWNKEHDTPYQAQKRLTELLGEFGLFSFAHTILDVGSGYSLPAYTWLSKYPNIQVYCINSSFHQLKEANYACREVKNKSYYGIELVSISNLNQRIHHLNAISNLLPLRSNHFDRIVAFESAHHFRPLEIFVSDCSRLLKQNGLLILAIPVITSERSRICRFLDLGILNLTWASEHYTIRKVRFAIENNGFKIIETKFIGPKVYQSLANYYFNNLAELRTKIVQEYPSVVEWILRKSILRMKKASASGKIEYLLIKSTKK
- a CDS encoding DnaJ domain-containing protein, giving the protein MVSLDHYQVLGVPNDASTREITSAYRKLALKYHPDRNKSPHANEMMLRINTAYGILSDPLKREQYDYSIRVLKVVGREDSPKSTREKKGLMRLLSFVVKTGIIVVLFLYKASKAIVRLIIDRIDNLK